AGGGCCGCGGCGGAGACGCCGGATGCGATCTTCGCCATCGGCAACGCGCCGACGGCGCTGATCCGCCTCTGCGAGCTGGTCCGCGAGGGGGCGGCCCGCCCCTCGCTGGTGGTCGGGGTTCCCGTGGGGTTCGTCAACGTCGTGGAGTCCAAGGAGATGCTGGTGGCCACGGACGTGCCGTACATCGCCGCGATGGGGCGCAAGGGCGGGTCTCCCGTGGCCTCGGCCGTGGTCAACGCGCTCCTCTACGGCATGGAGCCGTAGTGCGGCGATGTCCGTCGGGATGTCCGTCGGGGGGAGGAAACTTCGGGAGGGCGTGACGACGGGCGCCTGTGCGGCCGCGGCGGCCAAGGCTGCGGCGATGCGCGCCCTCACCGGGACGTGTCCTCCCCGGGTGGAGGTGGAGGGGCCGACGGGCCGGCGGTTCTCCCTGGAGGTGCTGCCCCTGCCCGACGGGGGCTGCGGCGTGGTCAAGGACGCCGGGGACGATATCGACGCCACGGATGGGATGACCGTCTGCGCGGCGGTCGCGTTGGAGGATGGGGATGGGCCCATCGCCTTTGCCGCGGGGCCGGGGGTGGGGACGGTCACCCTGCCGGGCCTGAAGGTCCCGCCGGGCGAACCGGCTATCAACCCGGCGCCGCGCGCGATGATCGAGCGGGCCGTCCGGGACGCCGTGGGAGCGCGGGCCGTCCGGGTCACGGTGTCCGTGCCCGGTGGGGAGGCGGTGGCGAGGCGCACCTTCAACCCGCGCCTGGGCATCGAGGGCGGGATATCGATTCTGGGGACGACCGGGGTCGTGCGGCCCATGGACGAGTCGTCCATCCTGGAGTCGCTGACCCTCGAGCTCGGCATCCTGCGTTCGCTGGGGGTCCGGGACCTGGTGCTGACCTTCGGAAACACGGGCGAGCTCGCGCTCCGCAAGGCGTGGGGCATCGAGGGCCGCTGCGTGATCCAGACGGGGAACTACCCCGGCCACGTTCTGGACGAGGCGGCGCGGATGGGGTTTCGGCGCGGGCTGTTCTGTGCGCATCCGGGCAAGCTGCTGAAGGTGGCGGCGGGGTCGTTCAACACGCACAACCGCGTCGCCGACGGGCGGCTGGAGGCGCTCTGCACCCAGGCCGCACTGGCGGGGGCGGACCGGGCCGTCGTGCGGAGGCTCTACGAGTGCCGCACGACCGAGAACGCGATGGAGCTCCTGAGGGAGGAACGGCTGGAGTTCCTGTGGAACCCCCTGGCGGAGGTCGTGGCCAGGCGGTGTACCGACCGCTCCTTCGGCGCGCTGCCGATTGCCGCGGCGTTCATCGACAACGCGGGGACGATCCTGGGCCGCACTCCGGACGCCGCGGACGTAGCCCGCAGCGCGTCCGGAGGCGGGGGACGGGGGGAGAACGGATGACGGAACGTGAGCTCTGGGTGGTCGGGGTGGGGCCGGGTGCGGCGGATCAGATCACCCCCGCGGCGTCGGCCGTCTTGGCGCGGGCGGACTGCGTCGTGGCCGCGGCCCGCCACGCGGGCCTCGCGGGCGCACACCCCAACATCGTCCTGTTGAAGGGCATCCCCGAGACGCTTGACCGGGTGGAGCGCGAGCTGGAGCGGGGGAGCGTGGCGGTGCTGGTCTCGGGCGACCCGGGGATCTACAGCCTGCTCCCGGTCCTCAAGAGGCGCTGGCCCGGGC
This sequence is a window from uncultured Fretibacterium sp.. Protein-coding genes within it:
- the cbiD gene encoding cobalt-precorrin-5B (C(1))-methyltransferase CbiD; protein product: MSVGMSVGGRKLREGVTTGACAAAAAKAAAMRALTGTCPPRVEVEGPTGRRFSLEVLPLPDGGCGVVKDAGDDIDATDGMTVCAAVALEDGDGPIAFAAGPGVGTVTLPGLKVPPGEPAINPAPRAMIERAVRDAVGARAVRVTVSVPGGEAVARRTFNPRLGIEGGISILGTTGVVRPMDESSILESLTLELGILRSLGVRDLVLTFGNTGELALRKAWGIEGRCVIQTGNYPGHVLDEAARMGFRRGLFCAHPGKLLKVAAGSFNTHNRVADGRLEALCTQAALAGADRAVVRRLYECRTTENAMELLREERLEFLWNPLAEVVARRCTDRSFGALPIAAAFIDNAGTILGRTPDAADVARSASGGGGRGENG